The following coding sequences are from one uncultured Cohaesibacter sp. window:
- a CDS encoding flagellar hook-basal body complex protein: MSLYSALTTSVAGMGAQSTAMQNISGNIANTSTNGYKRVDTAFVDLVSNVTADKSKQTSGSVLAGSRQTNTVSGSIDASQTTTHMSISGDGYFVAYEKIGEVDGQPIFDGTPLYTRRGDFTQDEDGYFVNEAGYYLAVIELDDTTGNPVSSVPKPTTFLEGFMAAEATTTLTYNGNLPAVPTTSDSTGSLLTAGSGYTADPTTSGAGVVQAQDETLFLSQSISGGAITAYVANGENASVQLRWAKIADGDPSAVPATEDTWNLFYKSDSEATGAATKWVNVGQDYTFDSAGQMTAPLTNVTVSAMTIDGVALGDITLDHGGNGDGITAYATQSGVANMNLSQDGAAAGEQTSISIDNSGYIVANYSNGKSSNMAEVILASFDGDNYLARVSGGAFRATEDSGLAILGATGTIRGSSLESSNVDIADEFSKMIVSQQAYTANTRVLSTARDMLSEVMQIIR, encoded by the coding sequence ATGAGTCTTTATTCAGCGCTTACAACTTCTGTCGCCGGCATGGGTGCGCAATCAACTGCGATGCAGAATATTTCGGGCAATATTGCCAATACATCGACAAATGGTTACAAGCGTGTTGATACTGCGTTTGTTGACCTTGTTAGCAATGTTACTGCTGACAAAAGCAAGCAGACGTCGGGATCCGTGCTCGCGGGCTCTCGCCAGACAAATACTGTTTCCGGGTCGATCGATGCCTCGCAGACGACAACTCACATGTCAATCAGTGGTGACGGGTATTTTGTTGCCTATGAGAAGATTGGCGAAGTTGATGGTCAGCCGATTTTTGATGGCACGCCGCTCTATACGCGCCGAGGCGATTTTACTCAGGATGAGGATGGGTATTTCGTTAACGAGGCTGGATACTATCTGGCGGTGATCGAGCTTGACGACACAACGGGCAATCCGGTTAGCTCCGTGCCGAAGCCAACGACGTTCCTTGAGGGGTTCATGGCTGCCGAGGCAACAACGACGCTTACATATAATGGTAACTTGCCTGCGGTGCCGACCACATCAGATTCCACGGGCAGTCTGCTTACGGCCGGGTCCGGCTATACAGCTGATCCAACAACATCTGGTGCCGGTGTTGTTCAGGCGCAGGACGAAACCCTGTTTCTCAGTCAGTCCATTTCAGGTGGTGCGATTACGGCCTATGTTGCCAATGGTGAGAATGCCAGTGTGCAGTTGAGATGGGCCAAGATTGCAGATGGAGATCCTTCGGCAGTTCCTGCCACGGAAGATACCTGGAACCTGTTCTACAAGTCTGATTCCGAAGCAACCGGAGCGGCTACCAAATGGGTTAACGTTGGGCAGGACTACACATTCGATTCGGCGGGTCAAATGACCGCTCCGCTTACGAATGTGACGGTGTCTGCCATGACTATTGATGGAGTCGCTCTTGGCGATATCACGCTTGATCATGGTGGTAATGGCGATGGCATTACCGCTTATGCGACCCAATCCGGTGTCGCCAACATGAATCTTTCTCAAGATGGCGCTGCGGCTGGTGAGCAGACCAGCATTTCCATTGATAACTCCGGCTATATCGTTGCCAACTATTCAAACGGCAAATCGAGCAATATGGCTGAGGTCATTCTTGCTTCGTTTGATGGCGACAACTATCTGGCGCGTGTTAGTGGTGGAGCATTCCGGGCAACGGAAGATTCCGGCTTGGCAATTCTCGGCGCAACCGGGACTATCCGAGGATCTTCGCTGGAATCATCCAACGTTGATATCGCTGACGAATTTTCGAAAATGATTGTCTCGCAACAGGCTTACACGGCGAATACGCGTGTCTTGTCAACGGCAAGGGATATGCTTTCCGAGGTCATGCAGATCATTCGGTAG
- the flaF gene encoding flagellar biosynthesis regulator FlaF has protein sequence MYNHSAARAYQDASSQAGSPREREAALLIKAAAKLQRTKSPDSTPEQLEEALTFNRKIWTLFVGELMNENHEMPKDLRQNLVNLGIFTFNHTIQIMSDPSKATVDSLININKNIAEGLRANG, from the coding sequence ATGTACAATCATTCAGCTGCTAGAGCTTATCAGGACGCCAGCTCCCAGGCAGGATCCCCGCGGGAACGTGAAGCCGCTTTGTTGATCAAGGCGGCAGCCAAGTTGCAGAGAACGAAATCACCCGACAGCACCCCCGAGCAGCTCGAGGAAGCGCTTACGTTCAATCGCAAAATCTGGACCCTCTTCGTGGGTGAGTTGATGAACGAAAACCATGAAATGCCTAAGGATTTGCGTCAAAACCTCGTCAATCTCGGCATCTTCACTTTCAATCACACAATTCAGATCATGTCAGATCCCAGCAAGGCGACCGTTGACAGCCTGATCAACATAAACAAGAATATTGCTGAGGGCCTGCGCGCCAACGGATAG
- the flgK gene encoding flagellar hook-associated protein FlgK gives MALSRALSVATSGLKATNRDLEIVSSNITNANTAGYTKKVSSRQDMVLNGQVTSVVQTDVQRTLDLVAQKQFWTETGATSYSSTISNYLSQVDQMLGQPGDANALDALVNDFATSLQALETSPDDATTRLQVLNDASVMTQAMNDASDTIQALRQDAEFALEDAIQNVNEILKNIEKLDRQVQEISLATGEDAVGLMDQRDAYVNQLSELMPIRVAQRDNNSIQISTTSGMSLYDVAASEFEFTAYGTVGPYTEWDPQATDNQLGTIYLKSNNSDLHDVTLSGGFGGSRIGALLELRDDLLVEAQHQLDSLADGLADAFGKFDVDGSAVTSGAQEGFDLDLTDLQPGDEFTFTYEDVGTGQTNTVTFVRVENPAVLPLADDVTARDDDTVFGIDFSSGMASVVTQVQTALGGAFTVSNPAGDSLQILDDGAANTVNIQSFDAKATATGLQQTADALPFFVDGGQGPGIYSGSVDGMTQQTGFSGRISVNEALFNDPTKLVQYSASTGIGDQERPAALYSALTEAELSFTYQDGGAPVTMTVDEFARQVISFQAQQAATAQTRHEGQEIVMNNVLSRFEQSASVDVDEELARLLELQTAYSANARVMTAVKDMMDALMRI, from the coding sequence ATGGCATTGAGTCGGGCATTGTCCGTAGCGACTTCGGGTTTGAAAGCGACAAACCGCGATCTTGAGATCGTGTCGTCCAATATTACCAATGCCAATACGGCCGGTTATACCAAAAAGGTATCCAGTCGTCAGGATATGGTGCTGAACGGGCAGGTCACCAGCGTGGTGCAGACCGATGTTCAGCGCACCCTCGATCTTGTCGCCCAAAAGCAGTTCTGGACCGAGACGGGGGCGACGAGCTATTCCTCGACGATAAGCAATTACTTGTCTCAGGTCGATCAGATGCTGGGGCAACCGGGGGACGCCAATGCTCTGGACGCTTTGGTTAATGATTTTGCGACATCTTTGCAGGCGCTTGAGACGAGTCCCGACGATGCCACCACGCGCTTGCAGGTTTTGAATGATGCGTCCGTCATGACGCAAGCGATGAATGATGCATCCGATACGATACAGGCTTTGCGGCAGGATGCCGAATTCGCTCTGGAAGATGCGATTCAGAATGTAAATGAGATTCTGAAGAATATTGAAAAGCTTGATCGGCAGGTTCAAGAGATATCGCTCGCCACTGGCGAAGATGCCGTCGGTTTGATGGATCAGCGTGATGCATATGTGAATCAGCTTTCGGAACTGATGCCCATTCGCGTCGCGCAGCGGGATAATAATTCCATCCAGATTTCCACCACCAGCGGCATGTCATTGTATGATGTGGCTGCTTCGGAATTTGAATTTACGGCCTATGGAACCGTTGGTCCCTATACGGAGTGGGATCCCCAAGCGACAGATAATCAGCTTGGCACGATTTATCTGAAATCCAACAACAGCGATCTGCATGATGTCACCTTGTCTGGCGGTTTTGGCGGTAGTCGCATTGGCGCCTTGCTGGAGCTTAGGGACGATCTTCTGGTTGAGGCGCAGCACCAGCTTGATAGTTTGGCTGACGGGCTGGCAGATGCGTTTGGCAAGTTTGATGTTGATGGCTCAGCGGTCACTTCCGGTGCGCAAGAGGGCTTTGACCTTGATTTGACGGATTTGCAGCCCGGTGATGAATTTACCTTCACCTATGAGGATGTGGGTACTGGGCAAACAAATACCGTCACCTTTGTTCGCGTTGAAAATCCCGCTGTTTTGCCGCTAGCAGATGATGTGACTGCACGCGATGATGATACTGTCTTCGGTATCGATTTTTCATCAGGAATGGCTAGTGTCGTAACGCAGGTGCAAACGGCACTCGGTGGCGCGTTTACCGTGTCCAATCCAGCGGGCGACAGTTTGCAGATTTTGGATGATGGGGCTGCCAATACCGTCAATATCCAATCATTCGATGCAAAGGCGACCGCGACGGGGCTTCAGCAGACCGCAGACGCTCTGCCGTTTTTCGTTGATGGCGGGCAAGGGCCCGGTATCTATTCGGGCAGTGTGGATGGCATGACGCAGCAAACCGGCTTCTCCGGGCGCATCTCTGTCAACGAGGCCCTGTTTAATGATCCGACCAAACTCGTCCAGTACAGCGCCAGCACCGGAATCGGTGATCAGGAACGACCTGCCGCTCTCTACAGTGCTTTGACAGAGGCGGAACTCAGTTTCACCTATCAGGATGGTGGAGCGCCTGTGACCATGACCGTGGACGAATTTGCACGGCAGGTGATTTCGTTTCAGGCACAGCAGGCCGCGACCGCGCAGACCCGGCATGAGGGACAAGAAATTGTCATGAACAATGTTCTGTCGCGGTTTGAGCAATCAGCCAGCGTGGATGTTGATGAAGAGTTGGCGCGGCTTCTTGAATTGCAGACGGCCTATTCGGCCAATGCGCGCGTGATGACCGCAGTAAAAGACATGATGGATGCACTCATGCGGATCTAA